Proteins found in one Chrysiogenia bacterium genomic segment:
- a CDS encoding MBL fold metallo-hydrolase has translation MLFRQLFDPESSTYTYLLADEQNREAVIIDPVRDQVERDVQLIEELGLKLLYVLDTHVHADHITGAGVLRGRLGAKTVVSKHGGAPCADVPVDEGDTVKFGACTIEVRSTPGHTNGCVTYVTGDKSMAFTGDALLIRGSGRTDFQQGDSRKLYRSVREKIFTLPDETKLYPGHDYKGRTVTTVGEEKRFNARLGLDKSEDDFVEIMKNLKLAQPKKIQESVPENLRCGLPAPVT, from the coding sequence ATGTTGTTTCGCCAGCTCTTCGACCCCGAATCCTCTACCTACACCTACCTGCTCGCCGACGAGCAGAACCGCGAGGCCGTCATCATCGACCCGGTCCGCGACCAGGTCGAACGCGACGTCCAGCTCATCGAGGAGCTGGGCCTCAAGCTGCTCTATGTGCTCGATACCCATGTCCACGCCGACCACATCACCGGCGCCGGCGTGCTGCGAGGCCGCCTTGGCGCAAAGACCGTTGTGAGCAAACATGGCGGCGCGCCCTGCGCCGATGTCCCCGTCGACGAAGGCGACACCGTGAAGTTCGGCGCCTGCACGATCGAGGTGCGCTCCACGCCCGGTCACACCAATGGCTGCGTGACCTATGTGACCGGTGACAAGTCCATGGCCTTTACCGGCGACGCGCTGCTCATCCGCGGCTCGGGCCGCACCGACTTCCAGCAGGGCGATTCACGCAAGCTCTACCGCTCGGTGCGCGAAAAGATTTTCACGCTGCCCGATGAGACGAAGCTCTACCCCGGTCACGACTACAAGGGCCGGACTGTCACGACGGTCGGCGAGGAAAAGAGGTTCAACGCGCGCTTGGGACTGGACAAGAGCGAGGACGACTTCGTGGAGATCATGAAGAATCTCAAACTCGCGCAGCCCAAAAAGATTCAGGAATCGGTCCCCGAGAACCTGCGTTGTGGTCTTCCCGCGCCGGTCACG
- a CDS encoding helix-turn-helix transcriptional regulator: MARALKILTEGGFEAVAQRFRLMGDPLRLRLLNCLREGERTVGELVGATGASQPNVSRHLSLLYQNGLVTRRQEGNCVYYGVADPGIFEVCDVVCSGLERDLDARRKVFTR, from the coding sequence ATGGCACGAGCACTCAAAATCCTGACCGAAGGCGGCTTTGAGGCCGTCGCGCAGCGCTTTCGCCTGATGGGCGATCCGCTTCGCCTGCGGCTTCTCAACTGCCTGCGCGAGGGTGAGCGCACCGTGGGCGAGCTCGTGGGCGCCACCGGCGCCAGCCAGCCCAATGTCTCCCGACACCTGTCCCTGCTCTACCAGAACGGGCTCGTCACCCGCCGCCAGGAAGGCAACTGCGTCTATTACGGCGTGGCCGATCCGGGAATTTTCGAAGTCTGTGACGTGGTATGCAGCGGCCTGGAGCGCGATCTCGACGCACGTCGCAAGGTTTTTACCCGCTAG